In the genome of Chelmon rostratus isolate fCheRos1 chromosome 24, fCheRos1.pri, whole genome shotgun sequence, one region contains:
- the LOC121627555 gene encoding helix-loop-helix protein 2-like yields the protein MMLSPDQAEADLSWTQSDPETLLNGLKSAGCASDEPAEGEERAKCKADQPLSREEKRRRRRATAKYRSAHATRERIRVEAFNVAFAELRKLLPTLPPDKKLSKIEILRLAICYISYLNHVLDV from the coding sequence ATGATGCTGAGCCCGGACCAGGCTGAGGCGGACCTCTCCTGGACCCAGTCCGACCCGGAGACGCTGCTCAACGGCCTCAAGTCGGCTGGCTGCGCCTCGGACGAGCCGGCGGAGGGCGAGGAGAGGGCCAAGTGCAAAGCCGACCAGCCCCTGAGCcgggaagagaagaggaggaggcggagggccACGGCCAAGTACCGCTCGGCCCACGCCACCAGAGAGAGGATCCGGGTGGAGGCGTTTAACGTGGCCTTCGCGGAGCTGAGGAAATTACTCCCCACCTTGCCCCCGGACAAGAAACTCTCCAAGATCGAGATCCTCAGACTGGCTATATGCTACATCTCCTATCTCAATCACGTGCTGGATGTCTAG